In Sphingomonas sp. SUN019, the genomic window CTGTGCGACGGTACGACGACCGCCGCATTCGGCAGCGCGCAGGACCACAAGCGCGTCGGCGACGGCGATACTGGCCCAAACACCGGCGGGATGGGCGCGTACAGCCCGGCGTTCGTGCTGGCCCCCGATCTGGAGGAACGCGCGCTGGGTGAGATCGTCCGCCCGACGATCGATGCGCTGGCGGGCGCGGGAACGCCTTATGTGGGCGTGCTGTACGCCGGACTGATGTTGACGGCTGACGGACCGAAGCTGATCGAATATAATGTCCGCTTCGGCGATCCCGAATGCCAGGTGCTGATGATGCGCTTTGCGGGCGACCTGCTGGAAACGTTGCTGGCGGTGGCGGAGGGACGGCTGGCCGACCTGCCGGCCCCGGCGTTCGACGATGCGGTCGCGCTGACCGTGGTGATGGCCGCGAACGGCTATCCCGGTGCCCCCGAAACCGGCGGCGCGGTGCGCGGGATCGCTGCGGCGGAGGCGACCGGAGCGATGGTGTTTCAGGCGGGCACGAAGGCGGAGGGGAAAGGCGTCGTCGCAGCGGGCGGGCGCGTGCTGGCGGTGACTGCGACCGGCCATGACGTGGCGACCGCGCAGGCGGCGGCGTATCGCGCTGTCGACGCGCTGGATTTCCCGACCGGCTTCTGCCGCCGCGACATCGGCTGGCGCGCGGTGGTTGGACAGGACGGACCGGCAGGGTAAGGCCAGCCGCGAAGGAGCGTTTGATGGGACCGAGAGTTGCGGACACCGGGGTGATCACGACCGGCGCACTGGCGATCATCGCCTTGGTGGCGGCGATCGTCATCGCAGGCATCGTGTGGGGCGTGCGGCTGCAACGGCAGCGCAACGAGGCGCGCCGGATCGAGACCGAGCGGGTCGAGGCGAGCGATGACGCCGTTGCCGATCGGGCCGTGGAGCACACAGAGCCCGACGCAGCGCCAGAGGTTGCGCCCGCGCCAAAGGCTGCGCCGATCCCCGTGACACCGCCCGTCGCGCCGTCGC contains:
- the purD gene encoding phosphoribosylamine--glycine ligase — encoded protein: MNVLLIGSGGREHALAWKIAQSNRLDTLFAAPGNPGIAEHATIAALDPADHRATIDFCRRHQIGLVVIGPEAPLVDGLADNIRAIGVPVFGPGREAAKLEGSKGFTKDLCARVGIPTARYFRVTSKDGALATLDDFGERVVIKADGLAAGKGVTVAMSRAEAEAAIADLFADGPAEAVLEEFLEGEEASLFVLCDGTTTAAFGSAQDHKRVGDGDTGPNTGGMGAYSPAFVLAPDLEERALGEIVRPTIDALAGAGTPYVGVLYAGLMLTADGPKLIEYNVRFGDPECQVLMMRFAGDLLETLLAVAEGRLADLPAPAFDDAVALTVVMAANGYPGAPETGGAVRGIAAAEATGAMVFQAGTKAEGKGVVAAGGRVLAVTATGHDVATAQAAAYRAVDALDFPTGFCRRDIGWRAVVGQDGPAG